The following coding sequences lie in one Peribacillus frigoritolerans genomic window:
- a CDS encoding ABC transporter ATP-binding protein translates to MSLLDVRNIHKTYENGVEILRNVNFSIERKECLGLVGESGCGKSTLARLILQVESFDQGSILFEGTALQNKSERSLKPYRKNIQAVLQNPASALNPKLRIKDSLMDPYLQFGSQVNLKYFTYTSEANFIGQLLETVELPRSFAERYPHELSGGQKQRVTIARAISIEPALIILDEPASSLDVLSQAAVLKLLGGLRETLDISYLFISHDLSAVQEMSQRIMVMKGGEIVDSFEKEQLFCSDRHSYTKELISMFE, encoded by the coding sequence ATGAGTTTATTAGACGTGCGAAATATCCATAAAACCTATGAAAACGGAGTGGAAATACTAAGGAACGTGAATTTCAGCATCGAAAGGAAGGAATGCCTCGGGTTAGTGGGAGAGAGCGGCTGCGGAAAAAGCACATTGGCAAGACTCATCCTTCAGGTTGAATCTTTTGACCAGGGCAGCATCCTATTTGAAGGAACGGCGCTGCAAAACAAAAGCGAACGCAGTTTAAAGCCGTATCGCAAGAACATCCAAGCTGTTTTGCAGAATCCTGCATCGGCTTTGAATCCAAAACTAAGGATAAAAGATTCACTAATGGATCCATATCTTCAATTTGGAAGCCAGGTAAATCTGAAATATTTTACGTATACAAGTGAAGCGAACTTTATCGGACAGCTGCTGGAAACTGTGGAGCTTCCAAGGAGTTTTGCTGAACGTTACCCGCATGAGCTTAGCGGCGGACAAAAGCAGCGGGTGACCATTGCGCGTGCAATCAGCATTGAACCGGCCCTCATTATATTGGATGAACCGGCTTCAAGCCTGGACGTTCTGTCTCAAGCGGCGGTTCTGAAATTGTTAGGCGGGCTGCGGGAGACTTTGGACATTTCTTACCTTTTTATTTCTCATGATCTATCGGCTGTACAGGAGATGAGCCAACGGATCATGGTGATGAAAGGGGGTGAAATTGTAGATTCTTTCGAAAAAGAACAGCTTTTTTGCAGCGATCGCCATTCATACACAAAAGAACTGATTTCGATGTTTGAATAA
- a CDS encoding ABC transporter ATP-binding protein — MSILSVRHLHIMGKQNHIVKDLSLDVQEGEWFALVGQSGSGKSMTAMAICQLLAPNLQAKGEIWYGDKNLLTLSSTEIRKIRGKRLAYIFQDYQGSFTPFLTIGQHFDEYQRTHLNLSKNERRKQAVKALISVGLNEDIYSRYPFQLSGGQLQRVSISIALLLEPDILIADEPTTALDSVSSFKVLQLLSRLQKETGCAILFITHDLRHVRKYADRIAVMKDGAIIETGDKNQVLNHPQHAYTNELIQSSPSLSRIPFKLEGVSG; from the coding sequence ATGAGCATTTTATCCGTGAGGCATCTGCATATCATGGGGAAGCAAAATCATATCGTCAAGGATCTTTCATTAGATGTGCAGGAGGGTGAGTGGTTCGCACTTGTCGGACAAAGCGGGAGCGGCAAAAGCATGACGGCCATGGCAATATGTCAGCTGCTTGCACCCAATCTCCAAGCGAAGGGGGAAATATGGTACGGGGATAAGAATTTATTGACGCTATCTTCCACAGAAATCAGGAAGATTCGCGGAAAGCGCCTGGCTTATATTTTTCAAGATTACCAGGGTTCATTTACACCGTTCCTTACCATCGGTCAACATTTCGATGAATATCAGCGAACACATTTGAACCTTTCCAAAAACGAGAGGCGCAAGCAAGCGGTCAAGGCGCTCATTTCGGTGGGCCTGAATGAAGATATCTACAGCAGATACCCTTTTCAATTAAGCGGCGGGCAGCTTCAACGCGTATCCATTTCAATAGCCCTGCTGCTTGAGCCGGATATATTGATAGCGGATGAACCGACCACAGCCTTGGACAGTGTATCTTCCTTTAAGGTCTTACAGCTGTTATCAAGGCTCCAAAAAGAAACCGGATGTGCGATCTTGTTCATTACCCATGATTTACGCCATGTCAGGAAGTATGCGGATCGCATTGCGGTCATGAAAGACGGGGCCATCATTGAGACCGGTGATAAAAATCAGGTATTGAATCATCCGCAGCACGCTTATACGAATGAACTGATTCAATCATCGCCATCATTGAGCAGAATTCCATTTAAGCTTGAAGGAGTGTCAGGATGA
- the nikC gene encoding nickel transporter permease, producing the protein MELVIKKKSKRRWRMTVLFTVMATVLAVAAYTFLILKHDPALVNLGERLWPASMEHPLGTDHLGRDVLTRLLLGAQLTVGYGLLSLFAAVIIGVPFGVIAGFKGGLIDRIFMRIADAFLAFPDTIVAIVLSGLLGPGIENLLLAIVLVKWVNYARLVRSTVITERQKDYVTVAKINGLSSFGIMRKHLFPHLIGNVLVLSSLDLGKIILLISSLSYIGLGAQPPAPEWGAMLNDARPYFQSNMLLMIYPGLAIVFVVLLSNILGDYLRDAFDVKKEMGS; encoded by the coding sequence ATGGAGTTAGTTATCAAAAAAAAATCCAAAAGGCGCTGGAGAATGACCGTCCTTTTTACGGTGATGGCTACAGTCCTTGCCGTTGCGGCTTACACCTTTCTTATTCTGAAACATGATCCGGCACTGGTCAATTTGGGAGAAAGGCTATGGCCGGCAAGCATGGAACATCCGTTAGGGACGGATCATCTTGGGCGTGATGTATTGACACGTCTTCTGCTTGGCGCACAGCTGACTGTTGGCTATGGTCTCTTATCTCTGTTTGCCGCGGTTATCATCGGCGTCCCGTTCGGGGTGATTGCCGGTTTTAAAGGAGGACTGATCGATCGGATTTTCATGCGCATTGCAGACGCGTTTCTCGCATTCCCTGATACGATCGTTGCCATTGTGCTTAGTGGTTTATTAGGACCAGGAATCGAAAATCTCCTATTGGCGATCGTTTTAGTGAAATGGGTGAATTATGCCCGGCTTGTGCGAAGTACGGTTATCACCGAACGTCAGAAGGATTATGTCACAGTTGCTAAAATCAATGGATTAAGTTCATTTGGGATCATGCGGAAGCATCTATTTCCGCACCTTATCGGGAATGTGCTTGTCCTTTCTAGCCTCGATTTAGGAAAAATCATTTTGCTCATATCTTCCTTATCATATATCGGGCTCGGGGCGCAGCCGCCGGCACCGGAGTGGGGAGCCATGCTGAATGATGCCCGTCCATACTTTCAATCCAATATGTTGCTGATGATATACCCAGGGCTCGCCATCGTATTCGTCGTACTTCTATCCAACATACTCGGTGATTATTTGCGCGATGCATTTGATGTGAAAAAGGAGATGGGATCATGA
- the nikB gene encoding nickel ABC transporter permease has translation MFRILVRRFIEVVIFVLVITFISFLFVRLAPGDPVLSILQVDDVSVTNEQVNELREELGFNDPLLVQYCDWFADFIQLDFGHSYLTNQPVMEMVMSGLPATLELAVGALLVMLGIAIPLGSLAALYRGSWIDQVSRAVSLLGAAIPSFWLGLLLIDLFAVRWGALPTMGRDGFRSLILPSVTLGLAITSVYVRLLRSSLIDSLSHDFIRAARSRGISEIRIFFAHAFRYSLPPVITVFGVSLGSLIGGVVVIEVIFAYPGIGKMVVDSIRSRDYPVIQGYLLVMAIIVFMVNSAVDLSYRYLNPELRLKERNHGKWS, from the coding sequence ATGTTTCGCATCTTAGTCCGGCGATTCATTGAGGTCGTGATTTTTGTCCTTGTGATTACATTCATCTCTTTCCTTTTTGTTCGGCTTGCTCCAGGGGACCCGGTTCTCTCGATACTTCAAGTGGATGATGTGTCGGTCACAAACGAGCAAGTCAATGAGCTTCGTGAAGAATTGGGGTTCAATGATCCGCTGTTAGTGCAGTATTGCGATTGGTTTGCGGACTTTATCCAATTGGATTTCGGGCATTCCTATCTGACGAATCAGCCTGTGATGGAAATGGTCATGAGCGGGCTGCCTGCAACACTTGAGCTGGCGGTTGGCGCATTGCTTGTCATGCTTGGTATAGCCATTCCATTAGGTTCGCTTGCTGCCTTGTATAGGGGAAGCTGGATTGATCAGGTAAGCCGTGCCGTTTCTTTATTGGGGGCAGCCATTCCTAGCTTTTGGCTGGGGCTGCTCTTGATAGATTTATTTGCCGTACGATGGGGAGCCCTTCCAACGATGGGCAGGGACGGATTTCGTTCTTTGATTTTGCCGTCGGTCACGCTGGGGTTGGCCATCACAAGTGTGTACGTGCGTTTGCTGCGTTCGAGTTTAATAGATTCCCTCAGTCATGATTTCATCAGGGCTGCCCGATCTAGGGGGATATCAGAAATACGAATATTCTTTGCCCACGCATTTCGTTATAGCTTGCCCCCGGTCATTACCGTATTCGGTGTCAGCCTTGGCAGCCTGATCGGCGGTGTAGTGGTGATCGAAGTGATTTTTGCCTATCCAGGCATAGGTAAGATGGTCGTGGACTCGATTCGGTCACGGGATTATCCAGTCATCCAAGGGTACCTGTTGGTCATGGCCATCATTGTATTCATGGTTAATAGTGCCGTGGATTTATCTTATCGCTATTTAAATCCGGAGCTAAGACTGAAGGAAAGGAATCATGGAAAATGGAGTTAG
- the nikA gene encoding nickel ABC transporter substrate-binding protein yields the protein MFRKCRSIFIVCLAFLLLTACSTESAKDQVGGKKEVNLLFNFATSSLDPNVDTSYVSLRAGITETLVHLNDEDLTIEPWLAKSWDSKDGQLWNFELREGVTFQNGKPMDGKAVKASLERAMNDSPAIKNALRIESIEADGNALTIKTEVPFPEFPSELVHPNTSIIDVKESDYINKPIGTGPFAVSKFIPGTAVDLIRYESYWDGAAKLESARFSFNEDANARSLALESGDADIVFRPEVESLENFKAIDGVKVESTSTFRVHQMTMNLERKALQDIHVRKAIDALIDRSSIADTILHGHAEVATGPFPSTFSFAPDYPKKENGMEAAKGFLDQAGYKKVDGVMQKDGKPLTFTLLTYSSRADLPLIAQVFQSDAGQLGIDVKIKQIEIPEEYMAANRDWDLTTYSNLTAPRGDAGYYLNATYHPKGALNFSGADDDYLTSLIDELNVTVGQEKRSDLAEEIAMYVDEQVYNSFILHPNTLVAYDADKVENWITSRSEYYMLTNELDVK from the coding sequence GTGTTCAGAAAATGTAGATCGATTTTTATTGTATGTCTAGCATTCTTACTTTTGACTGCTTGTTCCACCGAGTCTGCGAAAGATCAAGTGGGAGGGAAGAAGGAAGTGAACTTGCTTTTTAATTTTGCGACTAGCTCGCTTGATCCGAATGTTGATACTAGTTATGTGTCACTAAGGGCTGGCATCACTGAGACATTAGTGCATCTCAATGATGAGGATTTGACGATCGAACCTTGGCTGGCCAAAAGCTGGGATAGCAAGGATGGTCAATTATGGAATTTTGAGTTAAGGGAGGGTGTGACGTTTCAGAATGGAAAGCCGATGGATGGCAAAGCGGTGAAGGCTTCGTTGGAGAGGGCGATGAATGATAGTCCGGCGATCAAGAATGCCTTGCGCATTGAATCGATTGAAGCGGACGGAAATGCGCTGACGATTAAGACGGAGGTTCCTTTTCCTGAGTTTCCTTCTGAATTGGTTCATCCAAATACATCGATTATTGACGTGAAGGAAAGTGACTATATAAACAAGCCGATAGGAACAGGGCCATTTGCCGTTTCGAAATTCATACCAGGTACGGCTGTTGATTTAATACGTTATGAGTCTTACTGGGATGGAGCCGCAAAGCTTGAGAGCGCCAGGTTTTCGTTTAATGAAGATGCCAATGCACGGTCTCTTGCCCTTGAATCGGGTGACGCCGATATTGTTTTCCGTCCGGAAGTGGAAAGCCTGGAAAATTTTAAGGCGATAGATGGTGTGAAGGTTGAATCGACATCCACTTTCCGTGTTCATCAAATGACGATGAATTTGGAACGTAAAGCATTGCAGGACATACACGTCCGAAAGGCGATAGATGCCTTAATCGACCGATCATCCATTGCGGATACGATTTTACATGGTCATGCAGAAGTGGCAACAGGGCCATTTCCATCCACATTCTCTTTTGCTCCGGACTATCCGAAAAAAGAGAATGGAATGGAAGCTGCTAAGGGGTTTCTTGATCAGGCGGGATATAAGAAAGTGGATGGTGTCATGCAAAAAGACGGCAAACCGTTAACGTTTACACTTCTTACATACAGTTCACGTGCCGACCTGCCGTTAATTGCCCAAGTTTTTCAATCGGATGCCGGCCAGTTGGGGATTGATGTGAAAATCAAGCAAATAGAAATCCCTGAAGAGTATATGGCTGCCAATCGAGATTGGGATTTAACGACCTACAGTAATTTAACGGCTCCGCGCGGGGATGCCGGTTATTATTTAAATGCTACTTATCATCCAAAGGGAGCATTGAACTTCAGTGGGGCCGATGATGATTACCTGACGTCCCTGATTGATGAGCTGAATGTAACGGTCGGACAGGAGAAGCGCTCGGATTTAGCTGAGGAGATTGCGATGTATGTGGATGAACAGGTGTATAATTCATTCATTTTACATCCGAATACACTTGTTGCTTATGATGCCGATAAAGTTGAAAACTGGATCACTTCAAGAAGCGAATACTACATGCTGACGAATGAACTGGATGTGAAGTGA
- a CDS encoding mannitol-1-phosphate 5-dehydrogenase has translation MKQAVHFGAGNIGRGFIGALFSQSGYHVTFVDIADQIIDQLNDKKQYQVKLATDQQESVTVENVSGLNSLKQEEEIIKAISEASYLTTAIGPNILPHIAPLIAKGLASRVKETDEKLYVIACENQISATDLLEGYILEKLDQDTKEKLADKVYFFNSAVDRIVPIQNNEGSLDVLVEPYYEWVVETKESIPAVEGMTIVKELAPFIERKLFTVNTGHAVIAYLGYLKNKKSTIDQSLEDAGIVEQVKKTLGETGAYLIKQYGLDAGEHQQYIEKIINRFKNSYLNDSVNRVGRSPLRKLGPNDRLVRPAVEAKKAGLSYTNLAKAIAAALLFDFNEDEEALKLQTMIKEHGVASALKEVSGLDENSEITKEVINHYNNLK, from the coding sequence ATGAAACAAGCAGTACATTTCGGTGCAGGAAACATTGGAAGAGGCTTTATCGGAGCGCTCTTTTCACAATCTGGATATCATGTGACATTTGTAGATATAGCTGATCAAATCATCGACCAGTTAAATGATAAAAAGCAATATCAAGTCAAACTGGCCACTGATCAACAAGAATCCGTCACTGTAGAAAATGTTTCGGGTTTAAACAGTTTAAAGCAGGAAGAGGAAATCATAAAAGCAATTTCCGAAGCAAGCTACCTCACCACTGCTATTGGTCCCAATATTTTGCCTCATATCGCTCCTTTAATTGCAAAAGGGTTAGCGTCAAGAGTGAAGGAAACCGATGAAAAACTATATGTGATCGCTTGTGAAAACCAAATATCGGCAACAGACCTTTTAGAAGGCTACATTCTAGAAAAATTGGATCAAGATACAAAAGAAAAACTAGCCGATAAAGTCTACTTCTTTAACTCAGCGGTCGATCGCATCGTTCCTATCCAAAATAACGAAGGATCACTCGATGTTTTGGTGGAACCTTATTATGAATGGGTCGTTGAAACGAAGGAAAGCATTCCCGCCGTTGAAGGGATGACCATTGTAAAAGAACTCGCTCCATTCATTGAGAGAAAACTGTTTACCGTTAATACAGGACACGCCGTCATTGCTTACCTCGGTTATCTCAAAAATAAAAAATCTACGATTGACCAGTCATTGGAGGACGCAGGAATTGTAGAGCAAGTCAAGAAAACCCTAGGGGAAACGGGCGCTTATTTAATAAAGCAATACGGTTTGGACGCAGGTGAGCATCAGCAGTATATCGAAAAAATCATTAATCGTTTTAAAAACTCCTACCTGAATGACTCGGTGAATCGAGTCGGACGTTCACCGCTGCGTAAGCTAGGGCCAAACGACCGTCTCGTCCGCCCTGCCGTAGAAGCAAAGAAAGCCGGACTTTCCTATACTAATCTGGCGAAAGCGATAGCGGCCGCTTTACTCTTTGATTTTAACGAAGATGAAGAAGCCCTTAAACTGCAAACGATGATCAAAGAACACGGTGTAGCTTCAGCACTTAAGGAAGTTAGCGGATTGGATGAAAATAGCGAAATAACTAAAGAAGTTATCAACCACTACAACAACTTGAAGTAA
- a CDS encoding BglG family transcription antiterminator gives MYITSREKSIIELIIKTSGKHTALSIATQLNVSVRTVQRDLKSIEKILQSFELHLTRNTHEGLSIDGKNEQVFRLVQHLMGNHPIDQTPQERKLHLLLALLQEESYKTQVLAGDLGISITTLTTYLDELTEWLKNFNIMITRKRGVGIELAGNEENKRKAQAAYFLHFFNEELIESLFLLQEGKFPEAKILDYFDPEYLLAIDGVLFSTFNSVHSRLADSGYIGLIVHIYVTLQRNESQYFLEKDFKKISELSDENNLMNKIGKELSTMLEVSFTIDDISYLAAILKGSKLHAADAIPYDSVLLGQLIRNLIKDVSAQLQIDLTKDFPLYQGLLAHMEPSLFRIKQEMGLYNPLTEDIKRKYPVLFLAVKTSLEKGFIEIKEFPEDEIAFIVLHFGSALVLREEEISIRALIVCPTGIGTSKMLASRIKKEIIEIETVEIKTIKDIQQKGSLKNYDVIISTVRLPYIDSDYILVSPLLSEENILNIRNYLRKNIENFTKNKRYGSHSAHKDTVTKKEDGELKEVLQELKDAQQSIESIMDNFRFYRLPHLKGHPEIIEEMVRMAEAEELLMGADDVVGSLKEREKKGGLGIPGTGMGLFHTRHKNVKELIFQVAHLEDYRLVKGMDGNDVHMKNLLLMLAPEELSVKQQEIVSLISSSLIESNESIMIFSSSDEEMINRRLEAIFLDYLYTNLIKG, from the coding sequence ATGTATATTACTTCAAGGGAAAAATCTATCATAGAATTGATCATAAAAACTTCAGGAAAACATACAGCCTTATCCATTGCGACACAATTGAATGTTAGTGTCCGGACGGTTCAACGCGATCTGAAGTCCATAGAAAAAATCCTGCAATCATTCGAGTTGCATTTAACACGCAATACACATGAGGGACTGTCCATCGACGGGAAGAATGAGCAAGTCTTTCGGCTTGTACAGCACCTGATGGGCAATCATCCGATCGATCAAACGCCGCAAGAAAGAAAGCTGCATCTCCTTTTAGCTTTACTGCAGGAAGAATCATATAAAACTCAAGTTCTTGCGGGGGATCTCGGTATAAGCATTACGACTCTTACAACCTATTTGGACGAACTGACTGAATGGTTAAAGAATTTTAATATCATGATTACGAGAAAAAGGGGAGTCGGAATAGAGCTTGCCGGCAACGAAGAAAATAAACGGAAAGCCCAGGCAGCCTATTTCTTGCACTTCTTTAATGAAGAGCTGATTGAAAGTTTATTTTTGCTGCAAGAAGGAAAATTTCCAGAAGCGAAAATCCTCGACTATTTCGATCCCGAATATCTTCTTGCTATCGATGGGGTGCTGTTTTCCACTTTTAACAGTGTCCATTCTCGTTTGGCGGATAGCGGGTATATAGGGTTAATTGTACATATTTATGTAACCCTGCAAAGGAATGAAAGCCAATATTTTTTGGAGAAGGACTTCAAGAAAATAAGCGAACTTTCCGATGAGAATAATCTCATGAATAAAATAGGCAAGGAACTCAGCACAATGCTGGAAGTCTCTTTTACCATCGATGATATAAGCTACCTTGCAGCCATCCTTAAAGGTTCCAAGCTTCATGCGGCGGATGCCATTCCATATGACAGTGTGTTGCTTGGCCAGCTGATAAGAAACCTGATAAAAGATGTTTCGGCACAACTGCAAATCGATTTGACCAAGGATTTCCCATTGTATCAGGGGCTCCTTGCCCATATGGAACCATCGCTTTTCCGGATCAAACAGGAAATGGGATTGTACAACCCCTTAACTGAAGATATTAAGCGAAAGTATCCGGTTCTCTTTTTGGCAGTGAAGACCAGTCTGGAAAAGGGCTTCATAGAAATAAAAGAATTTCCTGAAGATGAAATAGCCTTCATCGTCCTTCATTTCGGATCTGCATTAGTGCTGCGGGAGGAAGAAATATCAATAAGGGCACTCATCGTTTGCCCGACAGGTATCGGTACGTCGAAGATGCTTGCAAGCCGGATCAAAAAAGAAATCATCGAAATCGAGACTGTAGAAATCAAGACGATCAAAGACATCCAACAGAAGGGCAGCCTGAAAAACTACGATGTGATCATTTCTACCGTCCGGCTTCCATATATCGATAGTGATTATATCCTTGTATCCCCTCTTTTGAGTGAAGAGAATATTTTGAACATCAGGAATTATTTAAGGAAGAATATCGAAAACTTCACGAAGAATAAGCGTTATGGCAGTCATTCAGCCCATAAGGATACCGTGACCAAAAAAGAGGATGGCGAATTGAAAGAAGTGCTGCAGGAATTGAAGGATGCCCAGCAGAGCATCGAGTCGATCATGGATAATTTCCGGTTTTATCGGCTGCCGCATCTGAAAGGACATCCAGAAATCATTGAAGAAATGGTCAGGATGGCAGAAGCGGAAGAACTGCTAATGGGTGCGGATGATGTGGTCGGATCTTTGAAGGAACGGGAAAAAAAAGGTGGTTTAGGCATTCCTGGCACTGGAATGGGCCTTTTCCATACGAGACATAAGAATGTAAAAGAACTGATATTCCAGGTGGCCCACCTGGAGGACTATCGTCTGGTCAAAGGTATGGACGGAAATGACGTCCATATGAAAAATTTACTGCTGATGCTGGCACCTGAAGAATTAAGTGTGAAGCAGCAGGAAATCGTCAGTTTAATAAGTTCAAGCTTAATTGAAAGCAATGAATCCATCATGATTTTTTCATCTTCGGACGAAGAAATGATTAACAGAAGGCTGGAAGCCATATTTTTGGATTATTTATATACTAACTTGATAAAGGGATGA
- a CDS encoding PTS mannitol transporter subunit IICBA has protein sequence MAHFNIKVAVQKFGNFLSSMVMPNISAFIAWGLITALFIPSGFLPNESLAKMVTPMVTFLLPLLIGYTGGKLIHDHRGGVVGAIATMGVIVGSDIPMFLGAMIMGPFGGYVIKKFDQLIEGKIKAGFEMLVNNFSAGIIGGLLSILSFLAIGPAVDIFTGWLVAGVDWLVGTGLLPLTSILIEPAKVLFLNNAINHGVLSPIGVEQVKQTGASILFLLESNPGPGIGVLLAYCFFGKGTAKKSAPGAAIIHFFGGIHEIYFPYILMKPMLFLAVILGGMSGVFTLVLLGGGLFAPASPGSILAITAVTPHNAGAYIANFAGVIVAAIVSFIVGAFILKTGKQSEENIEDAAKKMQEMKGKKSSVADVFASDPGTMPANVSKIIFACDAGMGSSAMGASLLRKKVKEAGLSITVTNTAISNIPADAQIVITQEELTPRAQNKVPNAYHVSVDNFLSSPEYDSLLARLQDDGTDVLHEIVEDAEEKVPGVREHSIEPGINEDEQDDNELLREENVFLNQQFANKEEAIRFAGRALVNAGYVKESYIEAMIARDELTSTYMGNDVAIPHGTEEAKKDVLKSGFTVLQIPDGVDFDGQKARLIFGIAGKDGTHLEILSGIAVTCSDMENIEKMVKATSARELMDIINVENN, from the coding sequence ATGGCTCACTTTAATATAAAAGTTGCAGTTCAAAAGTTCGGTAACTTTCTAAGTTCAATGGTCATGCCGAATATATCAGCTTTCATAGCATGGGGGCTAATCACTGCCCTATTCATCCCATCTGGTTTCCTGCCAAATGAAAGCCTTGCCAAAATGGTTACACCGATGGTTACGTTTTTATTGCCGCTTTTAATCGGGTATACGGGTGGTAAGCTAATCCATGACCACCGCGGCGGCGTAGTCGGTGCCATTGCGACAATGGGCGTCATCGTCGGATCTGACATCCCGATGTTCCTTGGAGCCATGATAATGGGGCCGTTCGGCGGTTATGTCATCAAGAAATTCGATCAATTGATTGAAGGGAAAATAAAAGCCGGATTTGAAATGCTTGTTAATAATTTCTCGGCGGGGATAATTGGCGGCCTACTGTCCATTCTATCCTTCTTGGCCATCGGGCCTGCAGTAGACATATTTACAGGCTGGCTTGTAGCAGGAGTCGATTGGCTTGTCGGTACAGGTTTACTGCCGTTGACAAGTATCCTGATCGAGCCTGCCAAGGTATTGTTCTTGAACAATGCCATCAATCATGGTGTACTATCACCAATCGGTGTGGAGCAAGTTAAACAAACAGGGGCTTCAATCCTGTTCCTTCTGGAATCGAATCCTGGACCAGGTATCGGCGTACTGCTTGCTTATTGCTTTTTTGGAAAGGGAACGGCGAAGAAATCGGCGCCAGGAGCTGCCATCATTCATTTCTTCGGCGGGATCCATGAAATTTATTTCCCTTATATCCTAATGAAGCCGATGTTATTCTTAGCCGTCATTCTTGGAGGCATGAGTGGAGTCTTCACTTTGGTCCTACTAGGCGGAGGATTGTTCGCTCCTGCTTCTCCAGGCAGCATACTTGCCATTACAGCAGTAACTCCGCATAATGCGGGTGCATATATTGCTAACTTTGCAGGCGTCATCGTAGCGGCCATCGTTTCATTCATCGTCGGTGCATTCATCCTGAAAACAGGAAAGCAATCTGAAGAGAATATTGAAGATGCCGCGAAAAAAATGCAAGAAATGAAAGGCAAGAAAAGCTCTGTTGCCGATGTATTCGCTTCAGACCCGGGTACGATGCCAGCAAACGTCAGCAAAATAATATTTGCCTGCGATGCCGGGATGGGATCAAGTGCGATGGGGGCTTCGCTCCTTCGCAAGAAGGTGAAGGAAGCCGGATTGAGTATTACTGTTACTAATACGGCGATCTCAAACATTCCTGCAGATGCACAAATCGTCATAACACAGGAAGAGTTAACACCAAGAGCACAGAATAAAGTTCCGAATGCTTATCATGTATCCGTCGATAATTTCCTATCGAGCCCTGAATACGATTCATTGCTTGCAAGGCTTCAGGATGACGGTACCGATGTGTTGCATGAAATCGTCGAAGATGCTGAAGAGAAGGTTCCCGGTGTTCGTGAACATTCAATCGAGCCTGGCATCAACGAGGATGAGCAAGATGATAATGAATTGCTTCGCGAAGAAAACGTCTTCCTTAATCAACAATTCGCCAATAAGGAAGAAGCGATCCGCTTTGCGGGGAGAGCTTTGGTCAATGCAGGTTACGTTAAGGAAAGCTATATTGAAGCGATGATTGCTCGTGATGAATTGACTTCAACCTATATGGGGAATGATGTAGCCATTCCGCACGGAACCGAGGAAGCTAAGAAAGATGTCCTTAAATCTGGATTTACCGTTTTACAAATTCCTGATGGTGTCGACTTTGACGGCCAAAAGGCACGATTGATATTCGGTATTGCCGGCAAGGACGGGACACATCTTGAAATTCTATCTGGCATTGCAGTTACCTGCTCTGACATGGAGAATATTGAAAAGATGGTTAAAGCCACATCAGCCAGGGAATTGATGGATATTATAAATGTAGAAAATAATTAA